The DNA segment CTGCAAACACTTTGTTGGCGTTGCAACCGCAGTAAAGGTGCAAAAATCTAATTAAAAAGCCGCCCAGTGCTGGAACACTAAGCGGCTGACATATCCCGAAGATATGCATTTGATCAAATAATATTGTATCATCTTCGGGGCAATCGGTCAACGCAAACACACGTTTGACTGGGGGCTATTTTTATACCCAAAAATAGAAAGGAAGATGAAACATGTGGGTTGAAGAATTACAAAATGGTAAATACAGAGCAGTAGAACGCTACACAGATTACCTGACAGGTAAGCAGAAGAAAGTGTCCATTACCATCGAAAAGAACACTGCGAAGAGCAGGAAGGACGCCCAGAGGACGCTGGATGCTCGTATAGCGGAGAAATGTAAGTCAGCGGAGAATCATGAATATACCTTAAAAGAGCTCGTAGAAGAGTACAGGAAGGGGCAGAAAGGAGAGATAAAAGAATCCACCTATGGACGTAACTATTATATCTGCAACACATTAATGCGAATACTCGGGGAAAACGTGATCGTGGGTCACATGACATCCCGGTATGTGAAAAATAAATTTAAAGCTACCGGACTAGACAATGGCAGCCTTAATGAAAAACTAACACGCTTTAAGGCTCTGATACGCTGGGGCTACCATAACGAGTTTCTATCTAATAATGAAATTGCGTTTCTGGATAAGATCGAACCGTTTCCGGATGTTTCTCATCGAGAGAAAATTCAAGATAAGTTTTTGGAGTCCGAGGAATTAAAAACACTGCTGCGCGAAATGAAGATACCAGCCTGGAGGGGAATAACAGAGTTTCTTGCTCTCTCCGGCCTTAGGTTTGGGGAAATGGCCGCATTAAATCTGAAAGATGTGGATATGGAAAACAGATTAGTCCATGTGACGAAAACATTTGACGCTAACCATAGGATCGTAACGCCGCCTAAGACATTTACGTCCACACGAGATGTCTACATGCAGGACGAAATAATGCCCGTGATCAAGGGCCTCAGGCAGGTTATGCTGCAACAGAAGCTAATTAATGGATATAATATGCCTAGAATGTTTCTATGCGATACAAAGGGAGATTACCTGCATTACGACGCATACCGGAAATATCTGAAAGAGAATGCGATACGCTCGATCGGCAGGAAAATAACGCCACATATCTTACGCCACACTCATACATCTCTCTTTGCGGAGCAGGGCGTGCCTTTAGATGTGATCTCCAGGCGCCTGGGGCACGAAGACAGTAAAGTCACAAGGGACGTGTATTTCCATGTAACAAAGAAACTGAAAGAGCGTGATAATGAGATGGTATCTGGCATTAAAATATTATAATTGCCCCATTTCTGCCCCATTTTGAAAAGGAAAAACCCGCAAACCTTGAATATACAAGGCTTACGGGATATGATTAAATGCCGGCGACCGGAATCGAACCGGTACGGGTATCGCTACCCACGGGATTTTAAGTCCCGGGCGTCTGCCTGTTCCGCCACGCCGGCGGATGGAACCTATAGGGCTCGAACCTATGACCCTCTGCTTGTAAGGCAGATGCTCTCCCAGCTGAGCTAAGATTCCAAAACGACCCAGATCGGACTCGAACCGACGACCTTCGCCGTGACAGGGCGACGCTCTAACCAACTGAGCCACTGGGCCAAACAAAAACAATATTTAGAAAAATTAGTGGACCTTCGGGGACTCGAACCCAGGACCGACCGGTTATGAGCCGGTTGCTCTAACCAACTGAGCTAAAGGTCCACATAAGCCGATGATCGGACTCGAACCGATAACCTGCTGATTACAAATCAGCTGCTCTGCCAATTGAGCCACATCGGCACTGTGAAAAATGACTCCGACGAGATTCGAACTCGTGATACCGCCGTGAAAGGGCGATGTCTTAACCGCTTGACCACGGAGCCGCAAGTAACCAAGTGAATGGTCTGGTCAGATGTTGACTGTTGTGTAATATGTTATATATCCTTTTTCAACTTAAGTGACCGAAATTTATAATATCATATCCAGATCCAATTTGCAAGCTTTTTTCACAAAATTCTATTAAAGTGTAAATTGAGTGTAAATTGAAAATGGAACAAATGTACTTGTATAAGATAAAACCATATTGTATAATTCAAATAAGGTTTCAATAACCGAAATAAACAGCGTAGGAAAGTATCAGCGATGCAGTAGTGGCTGAAACAAGAATCTCCCTGCTTTAGCTGCGGGGAGTGTCAAAAGGAGATTGTTATGAAAGAAACTGTTTTAGTATTTAATTTAACCGATAAAGCAATGAAACTGAAGCTTGAGCAGACGCTTTTTCCCTACCATGTCAGATTGAAAAAAGTGCTTCTGTCAGACTATAATAAGACACTTGGAACAATCCTTGGCCTGTCAGAGGAAGAAGATTCTAAGCCGGAGCCTTATGCGGGCGGGGAATTAGATTCCCCGATGCTTATCTTCGCCGGTATTGCGGATAATAAGCTGAATCTCATGCTTCAGGGACTGCGCAATGCCAAGGTGACGATTGCGCATAAGGCGATTCTGACGCCGACGAATATCGGCTGGACTCCGCTTGCGTGCTTTGAAGAACTAAACCGTGAGCATGAAGCACTGCATCAAAATAAGTAAACAGCAAATGAATCATTAAAACAGGGATCTGCTGCACGAGTGTCAACGCAGCTGATCCCTGTTTTATTCGTCAAAAGTTTACGTCTGATTCTTTACTGCCTGTTCCAGAGAAGGTGTTTTTCCGGTACGAA comes from the Blautia liquoris genome and includes:
- a CDS encoding tyrosine-type recombinase/integrase, translated to MWVEELQNGKYRAVERYTDYLTGKQKKVSITIEKNTAKSRKDAQRTLDARIAEKCKSAENHEYTLKELVEEYRKGQKGEIKESTYGRNYYICNTLMRILGENVIVGHMTSRYVKNKFKATGLDNGSLNEKLTRFKALIRWGYHNEFLSNNEIAFLDKIEPFPDVSHREKIQDKFLESEELKTLLREMKIPAWRGITEFLALSGLRFGEMAALNLKDVDMENRLVHVTKTFDANHRIVTPPKTFTSTRDVYMQDEIMPVIKGLRQVMLQQKLINGYNMPRMFLCDTKGDYLHYDAYRKYLKENAIRSIGRKITPHILRHTHTSLFAEQGVPLDVISRRLGHEDSKVTRDVYFHVTKKLKERDNEMVSGIKIL
- a CDS encoding DUF3783 domain-containing protein: MKETVLVFNLTDKAMKLKLEQTLFPYHVRLKKVLLSDYNKTLGTILGLSEEEDSKPEPYAGGELDSPMLIFAGIADNKLNLMLQGLRNAKVTIAHKAILTPTNIGWTPLACFEELNREHEALHQNK